A single window of Sphaerodactylus townsendi isolate TG3544 linkage group LG03, MPM_Stown_v2.3, whole genome shotgun sequence DNA harbors:
- the LOC125428828 gene encoding HLA class II histocompatibility antigen, DR alpha chain-like isoform X1 translates to MGGLAGFQWVLLPLLGVYLVASVGSEEVLSQVAFVQRGLSAEKGPDGGGDEFMFDFQGDEIFHVDLGHKETVWRLPQFQTFTSFQAEGAQGNIAVLRSNLQTLMKRSNFTPAENVPPQVTVYPKDPVALGEPNLLVCLADGFSPPVINMTWLKNGEVVKPGEETDFYPKADNSFRRFSYLAFVPDPEDIYYCRVEHWGLAQPLTKEWNTNVPEPLPETAENVVCGLGLAVGIVGIIVGTVLIFKSRQRNEGNYRQRPL, encoded by the exons ATGGGGGGCCTGGCGGGGTTCCAGTGGGTGCTGCTGCCCCTCCTGGGTGTCTACCTGGTGGCATCAG TCGGGTCGGAGGAGGTGCTGTCGCAGGTGGCCTTCGTGCAGCGGGGCCTGAGCGCGGAGAAGGGGCCCGACGGCGGCGGCGATGAGTTCATGTTCGACTTCCAGGGCGACGAGATCTTCCACGTGGACCTGGGCCACAAGGAGACCGTCTGGCGGCTGCCCCAGTTCCAGACCTTCACCAGCTTCCAGGCCGAgggcgcccagggcaacatcGCCGTCCTGCGCTCCAACCTGCAGACCCTCATGAAGCGCTCCAACTTCACCCCCGCCGAGAACG tCCCCCCGCAGGTGACGGTGTACCCGAAGGACCCGGTGGCCCTGGGGGAGCCCAACCTGCTCGTCTGCCTGGCCGACGGCTTCTCGCCCCCGGTGATCAACATGACCTGGCTGAAGAACGGGGAGGTGGTGAAGCCGGGGGAGGAGACGGACTTCTACCCCAAGGCAGACAACTCCTTCCGCAGGTTCTCCTACCTGGCCTTCGTCCCTGACCCCGAGGACATCTACTACTGCCGAGTGGAGCACTGGGGCCTGGCCCAGCCCCTCACCAAGGAGTGGA acaCCAACGTGCCCGAGCCCCTCCCAGAGACGGCAGAGAACGTGGTGTGCGGCCTGGGCCTGGCTGTGGGCATCGTGGGCATCATCGTGGGCACCGTCCTCATCTTCAAGAGCCGGCAGAGGAACGAGGGCAACTACCGCCAGAGACCCct GTAA
- the LOC125428828 gene encoding HLA class II histocompatibility antigen, DR alpha chain-like isoform X2 produces MGGLAGFQWVLLPLLGVYLVASVGSEEVLSQVAFVQRGLSAEKGPDGGGDEFMFDFQGDEIFHVDLGHKETVWRLPQFQTFTSFQAEGAQGNIAVLRSNLQTLMKRSNFTPAENVPPQVTVYPKDPVALGEPNLLVCLADGFSPPVINMTWLKNGEVVKPGEETDFYPKADNSFRRFSYLAFVPDPEDIYYCRVEHWGLAQPLTKEWNTNVPEPLPETAENVVCGLGLAVGIVGIIVGTVLIFKSRQRNEGNYRQRPL; encoded by the exons ATGGGGGGCCTGGCGGGGTTCCAGTGGGTGCTGCTGCCCCTCCTGGGTGTCTACCTGGTGGCATCAG TCGGGTCGGAGGAGGTGCTGTCGCAGGTGGCCTTCGTGCAGCGGGGCCTGAGCGCGGAGAAGGGGCCCGACGGCGGCGGCGATGAGTTCATGTTCGACTTCCAGGGCGACGAGATCTTCCACGTGGACCTGGGCCACAAGGAGACCGTCTGGCGGCTGCCCCAGTTCCAGACCTTCACCAGCTTCCAGGCCGAgggcgcccagggcaacatcGCCGTCCTGCGCTCCAACCTGCAGACCCTCATGAAGCGCTCCAACTTCACCCCCGCCGAGAACG tCCCCCCGCAGGTGACGGTGTACCCGAAGGACCCGGTGGCCCTGGGGGAGCCCAACCTGCTCGTCTGCCTGGCCGACGGCTTCTCGCCCCCGGTGATCAACATGACCTGGCTGAAGAACGGGGAGGTGGTGAAGCCGGGGGAGGAGACGGACTTCTACCCCAAGGCAGACAACTCCTTCCGCAGGTTCTCCTACCTGGCCTTCGTCCCTGACCCCGAGGACATCTACTACTGCCGAGTGGAGCACTGGGGCCTGGCCCAGCCCCTCACCAAGGAGTGGA acaCCAACGTGCCCGAGCCCCTCCCAGAGACGGCAGAGAACGTGGTGTGCGGCCTGGGCCTGGCTGTGGGCATCGTGGGCATCATCGTGGGCACCGTCCTCATCTTCAAGAGCCGGCAGAGGAACGAGGGCAACTACCGCCAGAGACCCctgtga